In Tachypleus tridentatus isolate NWPU-2018 chromosome 7, ASM421037v1, whole genome shotgun sequence, a genomic segment contains:
- the LOC143255629 gene encoding uncharacterized protein LOC143255629 isoform X1: protein MPLFGKIVIIKRSGQDGSTFPLIADKCLFGRGNDCDIRVQLPNVSREHCMLTVDKNEKVHLTSLTNTNLTLLNGLSVTHKMPVNHKNIITVIDRNFRFEYPPNSIHRPYPTPEKDEHVPLNCEQMTPAPNAASVMKSPSQIPARSVSPSKKKTSPGKTSASRKKSISKSPPSQKKVPEKSGTKSPKRTPTPSPKNITKPGSSKKKSPISGKVSMGKRKLSPNIDYYGTSTKKKRVSFGPVLSPEQFDISMPPSTPLKRGSFPSRRTSVPNYFGSPILTHFATLRKGHVSEVPRELKINEESPQKKSTSSPKRLSSENNQKENALSKKSSKSPGNKKKASPSITASHVVSVNHLNESISKTLKVNTSLEQKSASVKGSKITPKAFYASAKKRNSMPNQLLKQKYESSVTKRRDSDSNIKKRIKNSNSLANVTEVDRKATSDNSANGPIYVTPENDKERVCNKLKNLPNSHGRYKTKNNSLTPKASRGASLSITEKSVERIKNTVKNSRSPRTIKKRSSTSLLHEVKSPQVKQILKARKAKSVSPHCIQEKKALKSSLLDIACNGNKRLSSSFNKISLQKLNKSQSVSSHPSKLVLSERVSSKTPSSLTSPEMGETITRSSAKKRMISPEVVAPTSKPATPSDTKKFTAHATEILTPSSNINRKATPRVKSSKTPRKTPKSVKKHLWSEVLKKGLMQKGVVATKQTAKKLASKKSLKMAKIHVKSQTATPLKAPLLNSTGHADSPATIYITKKVNVPVALTRKGRKTPHKNIIKQMKIGSKKSETPETSFTGVESLLKTPEPFSRKESLSKSQSANSGKSSSLSPEKIPNISDDQSVFHKGKKKQSGLASDFLIGNAFVKSDAEISLRCNARAKKLTSKQEKEGISVRDILEYTNVTVNENDKLKSDEKTMVNKIVDTPQRTPPACFTNSEGIKEIMHAPSTLSNVDYRTVKGTKRLAKTSKSAPRALKRLVHAPQADYRNVEGIKRLFKTAKSEPKALKKLVHTPQADYRNVEGIKRLVRTPRSEPKALKKLVHTPQADYRNVEGIKRLVRTPRSEPKALKKLVHTPQTDYRNVEGIKRLVRTPRSEPKALRGLVNTPEADYRNVNGIKRLVRTPRSEPKALRGLVNTPEADYRNVNGIKRLVRTPMDSPKADYSNIEGVKRLLRNPEKSSQLDYTDVEGVRELMKQRKETPRNIEGLKQVKTSARSPRTSFSNLSGIHSLFKTPKTISEPDFTGLADIFVTPEISKQSQTPASKKTKRTNIRHTPSTDVICPSVLKQKVKATINDAVMKETEEKETSPYLTTCSTRRGEAETVISVKNKNQVESIGSRISSGIIDNEDQPKATETPDTNLSSTPKIRRGKREQIIQDQCGNLVLSATSGKIKQIDTPETNISNTPKGRRGRKPQQIQEQSENFLLSAKDDKIKQKDSPEINVFNTPKGRRSQKTQGQGDTLVLSATDDKIKKTDTSETNISNTPKGRRGRKPQQNQEQKDVLEINVSNTPKGRRSQKTQDQGDTLVLSATDDKIKKTDTSETNISNTPKGRRGRKPQQNQEQKDVLEINVSNTPKGRRSQNPGSG from the exons GGGTAATGACTGTGACATTCGTGTACAACTTCCAAATGTTTCAAGAGAACATTGTATGCTGACTGTAGACAAGAATGAGAAG gtCCATTTAACTTCCTTGACTAATACGAACCTCACCTTGTTGAATGGATTATCTGTAACACACAAAATGCCTGTTAATCACAAAAACATAATCACTGTCATTGACAGAAATTTTCGTTTTGAATATCCACCAAATTCAATTCATCGTCCATATCCCACACCAGAAAAAGATGAGCATGTACCTCTGAACTGTGAACAGATG ACCCCTGCACCAAATGCTGCCAGCGTAATGAAAAGTCCCAGTCAAATTCCTGCAAGATCAGTTTCTccaagtaaaaagaaaacttcCCCAGGAAAAACATCTGCTTCAAGAAAAAAGTCAATAAGTAAAAGCCCTCCATCTCAGAAAAAAGTACCTGAAAAGAGTGGAACAAAAAGTCCTAAACGCACTCCCACTCCATCCCCTAAAAATATTACGAAACCTG GTTCCAGCAAAAAAAAATCACCAATATCAGGGAAAGTTTCTATGGGAAAACGAAAACTTTCGCCAAATATTGATTATTATGGAACAAGCACAAAAAAGAAACGGGTATCATTTGGTCCAGTGTTGAGCCCAGAGCAGTTTGATATCAGTATGCCTCCTTCTACTCCCTTGAAAAGAGGTAGTTTTCCTTCGCGGAGGACATCTGTTCCTAACTATTTTGGTTCGccaattttaacacattttgcCACCTTAAGGAAAGGCCACGTGTCTGAAGTTCCTCGAGAACTTAAAATCAACGAAGAATCAccacaaaaaaaatcaacatcTTCACCCAAAAGACTTTCTTCTGAAAATAACCAAAAAGAGAATGCTCTCTCTAAAAAATCATCTAAGTCACCAGGAAACAAAAAAAAGGCTAGTCCATCCATTACTGCATCCCATGTTGTAAGTGTTAATCATCTAAATGAATCCATTTCAAAAACTTTGAAAGTAAATACATCACTTGAACAAAAGTCTGCAAGTGTCAAAGGGTCAAAAATTACACCCAAGGCTTTTTATGCATCTGCAAAGAAACGTAATTCAATGCCTAATCAGTTACTTAAACAGAAGTATGAATCTTCTGTGACCAAACGGAGAGATTCTGATTCAAACATAAAAAAGAggataaaaaacagtaattcatTAGCTAATGTAACTGAAGTggataggaaagccacatcagaTAATTCAGCAAATGGCCCTATCTATGTAACACCTGAAAATGATAAAGAAAGAGTttgtaataaactgaaaaatttgCCAAATTCACATGGCAgatacaaaacaaagaataattcTTTGACCCCCAAGGCTTCTCGAGGAGCATCATTGTCTATCACTGAGAAATCAgttgaaagaataaaaaacacagtaaaaaattCTAGAAGTCCTAGAACTATCAAAAAAAGATCTTCAACTTCATTATTACATGAGGTTAAATCACCACaagtaaaacaaatactgaaagCTAGAAAAGCTAAGTCTGTGAGCCCTCATTGCATTCAAGAAAAGAAGGCTCTGAAATCCTCTTTACTGGATATAGCTTGTAATGGAAACAAACGGTTATCATCATCCTTTAATAAAATATCACTTCAAAAGCTTAATAAAAGTCAGTCAGTATCTTCACATCCATCCAAATTAGTTTTATCTGAGAGAGTAAGTAGTAAAACACCATCATCTTTAACCAGTCCTGAAATGGGTGAAACAATAACTAGAAGCTCAGCTAAAAAAAGAATGATTTCACCAGAAGTAGTTGCACCAACATCAAAGCCAGCAACACCTTCTGACACTAAGAAATTTACTGCACATGCAACAGAGATCTTGACTCCTTCAAGTAACATAAACAGAAAAGCAACTCCAAGAGTCAAAAGTAGTAAAACTCCTAGAAAAACTCCAAAAAGTGTAAAGAAACATCTGTGGTCAGAGGTTTTAAAGAAGGGTCTGATGCAAAAGGGTGTTGTTGCAACCAAACAAACGGCCAAAAAATTAGCTTCAAAGAAGTCACTAAAAATGGCAAAGATTCATGTTAAATCCCAAACAGCTACTCCTTTAAAG GCACCTTTGCTAAATAGTACTGGACATGCTGATTCCCCTGCTACCATATACATTACCAAAAAAGTTAATGTTCCTGTAGCTCTAACTCGAAAGGGTAGAAAGACACCACATAAAAATATCATCAAGCAGATGAAAATAGGATCAAAAAAATCAGAGACTCCAGAAACTAGTTTCACAGGGGTTGAGTCTTTGTTGAAAACACCAGAGCCATTTTCTAGAAAAGAAAGTTTGAGTAAGTCTCAAAGTGCAAACTCTGGCAAATCCTCCAGTTTATCACCTGAGAAAATACCAAATATTTCAGATGATCAATCTGTTTTTCACAAGGGTAAGAAAAAACAATCTGGTTTGGCATCAGATTTCTTAATTGGCAATGCATTTGTAAAATCAGATGCTGAAATTTCTCTTAGATGTAATGCTAGGGcaaaaaaattaacttcaaaacaagaaaaagaagGAATCTCTGTAAGAGATATTCTGGAATACActaatgttacagttaatgaGAATGACAAACTGAAATCTGATGAAAAAACAATGGTAAACAAAATTGTTGATACTCCTCAGAGAACTCCACCAGCATGTTTTACTAATAGTGAAGGTATAAAAGAAATTATGCATGCTCCAAGTACTCTTTCTAATGTTGATTATAGAACTGTGAAGGGAACTAAGAGACTGGCTAAAACATCAAAGTCTGCTCCAAGAGCTTTAAAAAGATTGGTGCATGCTCCTCAAGCTGATTATAGAAATGTGGAAGGCATTAAAAGACTATTCAAAACAGCAAAATCAGAAccaaaagctttaaaaaaactaGTACATACTCCTCAAGCTGATTATAGAAATGTGGAAGGCATTAAAAGGCTGGTCAGAACACCAAGATCAGAAccaaaagctttaaaaaaactaGTACATACTCCTCAAGCTGATTATAGAAATGTGGAAGGCATTAAAAGGCTGGTCAGAACACCAAGATCAGAAccaaaagctttaaaaaaactaGTACATACTCCTCAAACTGATTATAGAAATGTGGAAGGCATTAAAAGGCTGGTTAGAACACCAAGATCAGAACCAAAAGCTCTAAGAGGATTGGTTAATACACCTGAAGCAGATTACAGAAATGTAAATGGCATTAAAAGACTTGTTAGAACACCAAGATCAGAACCAAAAGCTCTAAGAGGATTGGTTAATACACCTGAAGCAGATTACAGAAATGTAAATGGCATTAAAAGACTTGTTAGAACACCCATGGACAGTCCAAAAGCTGACTACTCAAACATTGAAGGTGTCAAAAGATTACTTCGTAACCCTGAAAAATCTTCTCAGTTAGATTATACTGATGTTGAAGGTGTCAGAGAATTAATGAAGCAAAGAAAAGAAACCCCAAGAAATATTGAAGGTTTGAAACAAGTGAAGACATCAGCTAGATCTCCAAGAACCAGTTTCTCCAATTTATCTGGCATTCATTCGCTATTTAAAACACCAAAGACAATTTCAGAGCCAGATTTCACTGGATTGGCTGATATTTTTGTCACCCCAGAAATTTCAAAACAGTCTCAGACACCAGCATCAAAAAAAACTAAAAGGACAAATATAAGGCACACACCATCTACAGATGTTATTTGCCCCTCAGTGCTCAAACAAAAGGTAAAAGCAACCATTAATGATGCAGTAATGAAAGAAACAGAAGAGAAAGAGACATCTCCTTATTTAACCACTTGTAGCACAAGGAGAGGAGAAGCAGAAACTGTGATTTCTGTCAAGAATAAAAATCAAGTGGAAAGTATAGGAAGCAGAATTTCCTCTGGAATTATTGATAATGAAGACCAACCTAAGGCTACAGAAACTCCAGACACAAACCTTTCTAGTACACCCAAGATAAGAAGGGGTAAGAGAGAGCAGATAATCCAGGATCAGTGTGGAAACCTTGTACTGTCTGCTACAAGTGGTAAAATTAAGCAGATAGACACTcctgaaacaaacatttctaatacacCCAAGGGGAGAAGAGGTCGTAAACCTCAACAAATTCAAGAGCAGAGTGAAAATTTCTTGCTTTCTGCTAAAGATGATAAAATTAAGCAGAAAGAttctccagaaataaatgtttttaatacacccaAAGGAAGAAGGAGTCAAAAAACCCAGGGTCAGGGTGACACTCTTGTACTGTCTGCTACAGATGATAAAATTAAGAAGACAGACacttctgaaacaaacatttctaatacacCCAAGGGGAGAAGGGGTCGTAAACCACAACAAAATCAAGAGCAGAAAGATGTTctagaaataaatgtttctaatacaccCAAAGGAAGGAGGAGTCAAAAAACCCAGGATCAGGGTGACACTCTTGTACTGTCTGCTACAGATGATAAAATTAAGAAGACAGACacttctgaaacaaacatttctaatacacCCAAGGGGAGAAGGGGTCGTAAACCACAACAAAATCAAGAGCAGAAAGATGTTctagaaataaatgtttctaatacaccCAAAGGAAGGAGGAGTCAAAACCCAGGATCAGGGTGA
- the LOC143255629 gene encoding uncharacterized protein LOC143255629 isoform X2 gives MRRNFRFEYPPNSIHRPYPTPEKDEHVPLNCEQMTPAPNAASVMKSPSQIPARSVSPSKKKTSPGKTSASRKKSISKSPPSQKKVPEKSGTKSPKRTPTPSPKNITKPGSSKKKSPISGKVSMGKRKLSPNIDYYGTSTKKKRVSFGPVLSPEQFDISMPPSTPLKRGSFPSRRTSVPNYFGSPILTHFATLRKGHVSEVPRELKINEESPQKKSTSSPKRLSSENNQKENALSKKSSKSPGNKKKASPSITASHVVSVNHLNESISKTLKVNTSLEQKSASVKGSKITPKAFYASAKKRNSMPNQLLKQKYESSVTKRRDSDSNIKKRIKNSNSLANVTEVDRKATSDNSANGPIYVTPENDKERVCNKLKNLPNSHGRYKTKNNSLTPKASRGASLSITEKSVERIKNTVKNSRSPRTIKKRSSTSLLHEVKSPQVKQILKARKAKSVSPHCIQEKKALKSSLLDIACNGNKRLSSSFNKISLQKLNKSQSVSSHPSKLVLSERVSSKTPSSLTSPEMGETITRSSAKKRMISPEVVAPTSKPATPSDTKKFTAHATEILTPSSNINRKATPRVKSSKTPRKTPKSVKKHLWSEVLKKGLMQKGVVATKQTAKKLASKKSLKMAKIHVKSQTATPLKAPLLNSTGHADSPATIYITKKVNVPVALTRKGRKTPHKNIIKQMKIGSKKSETPETSFTGVESLLKTPEPFSRKESLSKSQSANSGKSSSLSPEKIPNISDDQSVFHKGKKKQSGLASDFLIGNAFVKSDAEISLRCNARAKKLTSKQEKEGISVRDILEYTNVTVNENDKLKSDEKTMVNKIVDTPQRTPPACFTNSEGIKEIMHAPSTLSNVDYRTVKGTKRLAKTSKSAPRALKRLVHAPQADYRNVEGIKRLFKTAKSEPKALKKLVHTPQADYRNVEGIKRLVRTPRSEPKALKKLVHTPQADYRNVEGIKRLVRTPRSEPKALKKLVHTPQTDYRNVEGIKRLVRTPRSEPKALRGLVNTPEADYRNVNGIKRLVRTPRSEPKALRGLVNTPEADYRNVNGIKRLVRTPMDSPKADYSNIEGVKRLLRNPEKSSQLDYTDVEGVRELMKQRKETPRNIEGLKQVKTSARSPRTSFSNLSGIHSLFKTPKTISEPDFTGLADIFVTPEISKQSQTPASKKTKRTNIRHTPSTDVICPSVLKQKVKATINDAVMKETEEKETSPYLTTCSTRRGEAETVISVKNKNQVESIGSRISSGIIDNEDQPKATETPDTNLSSTPKIRRGKREQIIQDQCGNLVLSATSGKIKQIDTPETNISNTPKGRRGRKPQQIQEQSENFLLSAKDDKIKQKDSPEINVFNTPKGRRSQKTQGQGDTLVLSATDDKIKKTDTSETNISNTPKGRRGRKPQQNQEQKDVLEINVSNTPKGRRSQKTQDQGDTLVLSATDDKIKKTDTSETNISNTPKGRRGRKPQQNQEQKDVLEINVSNTPKGRRSQNPGSG, from the exons ATGAGAAG AAATTTTCGTTTTGAATATCCACCAAATTCAATTCATCGTCCATATCCCACACCAGAAAAAGATGAGCATGTACCTCTGAACTGTGAACAGATG ACCCCTGCACCAAATGCTGCCAGCGTAATGAAAAGTCCCAGTCAAATTCCTGCAAGATCAGTTTCTccaagtaaaaagaaaacttcCCCAGGAAAAACATCTGCTTCAAGAAAAAAGTCAATAAGTAAAAGCCCTCCATCTCAGAAAAAAGTACCTGAAAAGAGTGGAACAAAAAGTCCTAAACGCACTCCCACTCCATCCCCTAAAAATATTACGAAACCTG GTTCCAGCAAAAAAAAATCACCAATATCAGGGAAAGTTTCTATGGGAAAACGAAAACTTTCGCCAAATATTGATTATTATGGAACAAGCACAAAAAAGAAACGGGTATCATTTGGTCCAGTGTTGAGCCCAGAGCAGTTTGATATCAGTATGCCTCCTTCTACTCCCTTGAAAAGAGGTAGTTTTCCTTCGCGGAGGACATCTGTTCCTAACTATTTTGGTTCGccaattttaacacattttgcCACCTTAAGGAAAGGCCACGTGTCTGAAGTTCCTCGAGAACTTAAAATCAACGAAGAATCAccacaaaaaaaatcaacatcTTCACCCAAAAGACTTTCTTCTGAAAATAACCAAAAAGAGAATGCTCTCTCTAAAAAATCATCTAAGTCACCAGGAAACAAAAAAAAGGCTAGTCCATCCATTACTGCATCCCATGTTGTAAGTGTTAATCATCTAAATGAATCCATTTCAAAAACTTTGAAAGTAAATACATCACTTGAACAAAAGTCTGCAAGTGTCAAAGGGTCAAAAATTACACCCAAGGCTTTTTATGCATCTGCAAAGAAACGTAATTCAATGCCTAATCAGTTACTTAAACAGAAGTATGAATCTTCTGTGACCAAACGGAGAGATTCTGATTCAAACATAAAAAAGAggataaaaaacagtaattcatTAGCTAATGTAACTGAAGTggataggaaagccacatcagaTAATTCAGCAAATGGCCCTATCTATGTAACACCTGAAAATGATAAAGAAAGAGTttgtaataaactgaaaaatttgCCAAATTCACATGGCAgatacaaaacaaagaataattcTTTGACCCCCAAGGCTTCTCGAGGAGCATCATTGTCTATCACTGAGAAATCAgttgaaagaataaaaaacacagtaaaaaattCTAGAAGTCCTAGAACTATCAAAAAAAGATCTTCAACTTCATTATTACATGAGGTTAAATCACCACaagtaaaacaaatactgaaagCTAGAAAAGCTAAGTCTGTGAGCCCTCATTGCATTCAAGAAAAGAAGGCTCTGAAATCCTCTTTACTGGATATAGCTTGTAATGGAAACAAACGGTTATCATCATCCTTTAATAAAATATCACTTCAAAAGCTTAATAAAAGTCAGTCAGTATCTTCACATCCATCCAAATTAGTTTTATCTGAGAGAGTAAGTAGTAAAACACCATCATCTTTAACCAGTCCTGAAATGGGTGAAACAATAACTAGAAGCTCAGCTAAAAAAAGAATGATTTCACCAGAAGTAGTTGCACCAACATCAAAGCCAGCAACACCTTCTGACACTAAGAAATTTACTGCACATGCAACAGAGATCTTGACTCCTTCAAGTAACATAAACAGAAAAGCAACTCCAAGAGTCAAAAGTAGTAAAACTCCTAGAAAAACTCCAAAAAGTGTAAAGAAACATCTGTGGTCAGAGGTTTTAAAGAAGGGTCTGATGCAAAAGGGTGTTGTTGCAACCAAACAAACGGCCAAAAAATTAGCTTCAAAGAAGTCACTAAAAATGGCAAAGATTCATGTTAAATCCCAAACAGCTACTCCTTTAAAG GCACCTTTGCTAAATAGTACTGGACATGCTGATTCCCCTGCTACCATATACATTACCAAAAAAGTTAATGTTCCTGTAGCTCTAACTCGAAAGGGTAGAAAGACACCACATAAAAATATCATCAAGCAGATGAAAATAGGATCAAAAAAATCAGAGACTCCAGAAACTAGTTTCACAGGGGTTGAGTCTTTGTTGAAAACACCAGAGCCATTTTCTAGAAAAGAAAGTTTGAGTAAGTCTCAAAGTGCAAACTCTGGCAAATCCTCCAGTTTATCACCTGAGAAAATACCAAATATTTCAGATGATCAATCTGTTTTTCACAAGGGTAAGAAAAAACAATCTGGTTTGGCATCAGATTTCTTAATTGGCAATGCATTTGTAAAATCAGATGCTGAAATTTCTCTTAGATGTAATGCTAGGGcaaaaaaattaacttcaaaacaagaaaaagaagGAATCTCTGTAAGAGATATTCTGGAATACActaatgttacagttaatgaGAATGACAAACTGAAATCTGATGAAAAAACAATGGTAAACAAAATTGTTGATACTCCTCAGAGAACTCCACCAGCATGTTTTACTAATAGTGAAGGTATAAAAGAAATTATGCATGCTCCAAGTACTCTTTCTAATGTTGATTATAGAACTGTGAAGGGAACTAAGAGACTGGCTAAAACATCAAAGTCTGCTCCAAGAGCTTTAAAAAGATTGGTGCATGCTCCTCAAGCTGATTATAGAAATGTGGAAGGCATTAAAAGACTATTCAAAACAGCAAAATCAGAAccaaaagctttaaaaaaactaGTACATACTCCTCAAGCTGATTATAGAAATGTGGAAGGCATTAAAAGGCTGGTCAGAACACCAAGATCAGAAccaaaagctttaaaaaaactaGTACATACTCCTCAAGCTGATTATAGAAATGTGGAAGGCATTAAAAGGCTGGTCAGAACACCAAGATCAGAAccaaaagctttaaaaaaactaGTACATACTCCTCAAACTGATTATAGAAATGTGGAAGGCATTAAAAGGCTGGTTAGAACACCAAGATCAGAACCAAAAGCTCTAAGAGGATTGGTTAATACACCTGAAGCAGATTACAGAAATGTAAATGGCATTAAAAGACTTGTTAGAACACCAAGATCAGAACCAAAAGCTCTAAGAGGATTGGTTAATACACCTGAAGCAGATTACAGAAATGTAAATGGCATTAAAAGACTTGTTAGAACACCCATGGACAGTCCAAAAGCTGACTACTCAAACATTGAAGGTGTCAAAAGATTACTTCGTAACCCTGAAAAATCTTCTCAGTTAGATTATACTGATGTTGAAGGTGTCAGAGAATTAATGAAGCAAAGAAAAGAAACCCCAAGAAATATTGAAGGTTTGAAACAAGTGAAGACATCAGCTAGATCTCCAAGAACCAGTTTCTCCAATTTATCTGGCATTCATTCGCTATTTAAAACACCAAAGACAATTTCAGAGCCAGATTTCACTGGATTGGCTGATATTTTTGTCACCCCAGAAATTTCAAAACAGTCTCAGACACCAGCATCAAAAAAAACTAAAAGGACAAATATAAGGCACACACCATCTACAGATGTTATTTGCCCCTCAGTGCTCAAACAAAAGGTAAAAGCAACCATTAATGATGCAGTAATGAAAGAAACAGAAGAGAAAGAGACATCTCCTTATTTAACCACTTGTAGCACAAGGAGAGGAGAAGCAGAAACTGTGATTTCTGTCAAGAATAAAAATCAAGTGGAAAGTATAGGAAGCAGAATTTCCTCTGGAATTATTGATAATGAAGACCAACCTAAGGCTACAGAAACTCCAGACACAAACCTTTCTAGTACACCCAAGATAAGAAGGGGTAAGAGAGAGCAGATAATCCAGGATCAGTGTGGAAACCTTGTACTGTCTGCTACAAGTGGTAAAATTAAGCAGATAGACACTcctgaaacaaacatttctaatacacCCAAGGGGAGAAGAGGTCGTAAACCTCAACAAATTCAAGAGCAGAGTGAAAATTTCTTGCTTTCTGCTAAAGATGATAAAATTAAGCAGAAAGAttctccagaaataaatgtttttaatacacccaAAGGAAGAAGGAGTCAAAAAACCCAGGGTCAGGGTGACACTCTTGTACTGTCTGCTACAGATGATAAAATTAAGAAGACAGACacttctgaaacaaacatttctaatacacCCAAGGGGAGAAGGGGTCGTAAACCACAACAAAATCAAGAGCAGAAAGATGTTctagaaataaatgtttctaatacaccCAAAGGAAGGAGGAGTCAAAAAACCCAGGATCAGGGTGACACTCTTGTACTGTCTGCTACAGATGATAAAATTAAGAAGACAGACacttctgaaacaaacatttctaatacacCCAAGGGGAGAAGGGGTCGTAAACCACAACAAAATCAAGAGCAGAAAGATGTTctagaaataaatgtttctaatacaccCAAAGGAAGGAGGAGTCAAAACCCAGGATCAGGGTGA